The Candidatus Eremiobacteraceae bacterium sequence GGCCACGCCGCCCCCCGCGCGGCCGCACAGCTAGAGGCGAAAGGGCAAACGGGTGTTCTCCACAGAGCCTGTGAATATGTGGATAAGGTCATTTTGAAGCGTCGAGCACACCTCAAACCGCTGGTCTGCAGCATCGGGTCGAGTGACCCCACCAACGCGGCGGGCATCGGCCGGGACCTCATCGTCTACGAACGCCTCGGGGCCGTCGGCGTCTTCGCGCTTGCCGCGGTGACCGCCCAAAATTCAGGGCGCGTCATGGAGGTGTATCCTCTGCCGTCGCGCGCGCTGCGCAATCAGCTCGACGCGATCGTGCAAGAACGCCGTCCGAAGGCCATTCGCATCGGCCTGCTGCCCGATGCTCCCCTCATCGCCGCGGTCGCGCGCTTCCTGCGCGCGCAGCCGAAGCGCTTGCCGGTGGTGCTCGACCCGGTCATCTCATCGTCGTCCGGTCATCGCTTCTTGGGCCCCGCGGAGCTCGGCGCGCTCGAAGGGCTGTTGCCGCTCGTGACGCTGGCAACCCCCAATGCCGCAGAAGCACAAGCGCTGAGCGGCATCGCCGTGCGGACCGTCGCCGACGCGGAGCGCGCCGCGCTTCATCT is a genomic window containing:
- a CDS encoding hydroxymethylpyrimidine/phosphomethylpyrimidine kinase, which codes for MDKVILKRRAHLKPLVCSIGSSDPTNAAGIGRDLIVYERLGAVGVFALAAVTAQNSGRVMEVYPLPSRALRNQLDAIVQERRPKAIRIGLLPDAPLIAAVARFLRAQPKRLPVVLDPVISSSSGHRFLGPAELGALEGLLPLVTLATPNAAEAQALSGIAVRTVADAERAALHLQRRGCAVLVTGGHVRGPQVVDVLADANGITHFAGKRIAARMRGTGCTLAAAIAVHLAQGMKLHAAIRRARELVRSELEAQRRARVKGRA